The genomic DNA AGCGTCGGGGGTCATCTGCAAACTGAAGCGGATGAAGCCGTAGCCGCCCAGCTTCAGCATCACCCCCGCCAGAATGACGCTGCCCGCCGTTGGGGCCTCGGTGTGGGCCACCGGCAGCCAGGTGTGAAAGGGAAACAGGGGCGTTTTAATGGCGAAGGCCAGGAAAAAGGCCCAAAAGGTGAGCGCCGCCGCCGTGCCGGTCAGGGGCGGGTGGGCCAGCAGCATCCGCATATCGAAGGTGTGCGGAGCGGCATTGAGGTAGAGGGCCAGAAAAGCCAGCAGCAGGAATAGGCTGCCCACCAGGGTGTAGATGAAAAAGATGAGAGCGGCCTTTTTGCGGTTCTCGTGGCCCCAGCCGGCAATGATGAAGTACATGCCCACCAGCGTCAGCTCGAAAAAGACGTAGAACAGCAGCAGGTCCAGCGCCAGGAAAGCTCCCAGGCAGGCCGTTTCCAGCAGCAGCAGCAGGGCCACGAAGCTGCTGGGCTGTTCCGAAACCTTCGCCGAGTAAATCATGGCCACCAGAAACAGCACCGCCGTGAGCAGCACCAGCGGCAGGCTAATGCCATCGACGCCCACGCAGTAGGCGGCCCCCAGCGACGGAATCCAGCGCAGCTCCTCCACCTGGGCGAAGCCGCCAGGCACGCCGCGCACCCAGATGAGCGCGGTGGCCACCACCGTAAGGGCCGTGGTGCCGATGCCCAGCGCAAAAGCCAGTGCCCGGCGCTGGGTGCGAAGCAGCAGCAGCACCAGCGCCCCCAGCAGGGGCAGAAAAATACTGATGGAGAGTAGCGGAATATGCTGCATAAGTGCGAGTTAGAGAAGCGTAAAAAACAAAACGGCCCCCAGAACCAGCAGCCCGGCCACCGTCCACAGCAGCTCCTGGTGAATCAGCCCGGACTGGGTTCGCCGGCTAAGCTGCCCGGCTGCTTTCACCGCGGTGCCTACCTCGTCAACGGCCCCCGCGATGCCGGTTTCCGCCGCCTGGCGAATGCCGTCGGCCAGGTCCAGGGTGCGGCGGCCCGCCGCCTGGGCGGCACCGTTCAGGCCGGCATCGGCGGTGGTACCGACGCTGGCCAGGCCCAGCGCAGCCTGGCCTACCCCCAGCACGAGCTGGTGCAGGCGCAGGTCGAAGTCCCGGCACCAGGCCGCCAGGGCCAGCACCGGCCGCCCCACCACGGCCGGGAAGCCGCCGGCCAGGGGGTAGTTCTGCTGCGCGAACCGGAGCACGGGCTGCCGGAAATCAGCGGCGCGAAACAGGAAGAAGCCGACTCCCAGGCCCC from Hymenobacter psoromatis includes the following:
- a CDS encoding oxidoreductase, producing MQHIPLLSISIFLPLLGALVLLLLRTQRRALAFALGIGTTALTVVATALIWVRGVPGGFAQVEELRWIPSLGAAYCVGVDGISLPLVLLTAVLFLVAMIYSAKVSEQPSSFVALLLLLETACLGAFLALDLLLFYVFFELTLVGMYFIIAGWGHENRKKAALIFFIYTLVGSLFLLLAFLALYLNAAPHTFDMRMLLAHPPLTGTAAALTFWAFFLAFAIKTPLFPFHTWLPVAHTEAPTAGSVILAGVMLKLGGYGFIRFSLQMTPDAFRQFAPYVMALALFSAIYGALAALGQTDIKRLVAYTSVNHMGYVVFGVGAAALTTTGSAFGLDGAVLQMVSHGIVTGCLFLLIGAIQDRTNTREMDQLGGLAQVYPLLSGLFILAAFASLGLPALAHFPAEFQIFLGGYEVAPVMTALLLLGLLLTTALYLRAIQRVFLGEAPATALPPADLSGRELWAIVPLIVLIVGLGLYPEALLRVIHATQQVLGHE